A part of Campylobacter magnus genomic DNA contains:
- the accD gene encoding acetyl-CoA carboxylase, carboxyltransferase subunit beta produces MFGNLLSKIRRPQAKQGEAPSHWIKCPSCNSLMYNKEVEACFNVCPKCSYHMRISALARIELLSDDGSFAEFDSELRPNDPLHFVDKKSYKKRIEEGQSKTGRASSVIAGECNIDGLGVQLVVFDFSFMGGSLGSVEGEKITRAVHRAIAKREPLIIVSASGGARMQESCFSLLQMSKTSAALQLLAQAKLPYISVLTDPTMGGVSASFAWLGDLIIAEPGALIGFAGQRVIEQTIKAQLPEGFQRAEFLLEHGLIDAIVPRAEQKSYIADVLRFLMK; encoded by the coding sequence ATGTTTGGCAATTTATTAAGCAAAATTCGCCGTCCACAAGCCAAGCAGGGCGAGGCGCCAAGCCACTGGATAAAGTGCCCTTCGTGTAATTCTCTTATGTATAATAAAGAAGTAGAAGCTTGTTTTAATGTCTGCCCAAAATGCTCTTATCATATGAGAATTTCAGCTCTTGCTCGCATTGAACTACTTAGTGATGATGGGAGTTTTGCTGAGTTTGATAGTGAACTTAGACCAAATGACCCTTTGCATTTTGTGGATAAAAAAAGCTATAAAAAACGCATAGAAGAAGGTCAGAGTAAAACAGGTCGCGCAAGCTCGGTTATAGCTGGCGAGTGTAATATAGACGGACTTGGCGTCCAGCTTGTAGTGTTTGATTTTAGTTTTATGGGTGGCTCGCTAGGCTCAGTAGAGGGTGAGAAAATAACTCGCGCAGTCCATAGAGCTATTGCTAAAAGAGAACCGCTTATAATAGTAAGTGCTTCAGGTGGCGCTAGAATGCAAGAAAGCTGCTTTTCGCTACTTCAAATGAGTAAAACAAGTGCTGCTTTGCAGCTTTTAGCTCAGGCAAAGCTGCCTTATATCAGTGTTTTAACAGATCCTACCATGGGTGGGGTTTCTGCTAGCTTTGCGTGGCTAGGAGATCTTATCATCGCCGAGCCTGGCGCACTAATTGGCTTTGCAGGGCAAAGAGTAATAGAACAAACCATAAAAGCACAATTACCTGAGGGCTTTCAAAGAGCAGAGTTTTTACTAGAACACGGCTTAATAGATGCTATCGTGCCAAGAGCCGAGCAAAAAAGCTACATCGCTGATGTGCTAAGATTTTTAATGAAATAA
- a CDS encoding peroxiredoxin produces the protein MIVTNKAPRVSGVAVLGNGQIEENFDLYSNIGPKGAVVFFYPKDFTFVCPSEIIAFDNRFKDFAERGISVIGVSGDNEYCHFAWRETEPKAGGIGRVQFPLVADVKRDWARAFDVLFDNAVALRGSFLIDADGTVRHAVINDLPLGRNIDEMVRMVDTMLFTNEHGEVCPAGWHKGDKGMKATTEGVADYLSDNASKL, from the coding sequence ATGATCGTAACAAACAAAGCACCACGCGTAAGTGGCGTAGCAGTTCTAGGCAATGGTCAAATTGAGGAAAACTTTGACCTATACAGCAACATCGGACCAAAAGGTGCGGTAGTATTTTTCTATCCAAAAGACTTTACTTTCGTATGTCCAAGCGAGATTATCGCATTTGATAACCGCTTTAAAGACTTCGCTGAGCGTGGCATTAGCGTAATTGGCGTAAGTGGCGACAATGAGTACTGCCATTTTGCGTGGAGAGAGACTGAGCCTAAAGCTGGCGGTATCGGCAGAGTTCAATTCCCACTTGTTGCTGATGTAAAAAGAGACTGGGCAAGAGCATTTGATGTTCTATTTGACAATGCAGTAGCACTTCGTGGATCATTCCTAATCGATGCTGATGGCACAGTTCGCCACGCAGTAATCAACGACCTACCACTAGGTAGAAACATTGATGAAATGGTTCGTATGGTTGATACTATGCTATTTACAAACGAGCATGGCGAAGTTTGCCCTGCTGGTTGGCACAAAGGCGATAAAGGTATGAAAGCTACAACTGAGGGCGTGGCTGACTACCTAAGCGACAACGCTAGCAAACTATAA
- a CDS encoding 23S rRNA (pseudouridine(1915)-N(3))-methyltransferase RlmH yields the protein MKQIAVYSCFKGEDYDLSAFIKASLKWAKISDINKFSPNIAKAQSSGDIMLAKKSYESAYETHLDGFCIALDERGKAMDSLEFAKLIEPHNKINFFIGGAYGFSDEFRGKMHTLLSLSKLTMAHKIAKLVLFEQIFRALSISANHPYHKGE from the coding sequence ATGAAACAAATCGCTGTGTATTCATGTTTTAAAGGCGAGGATTATGACCTTAGTGCTTTTATTAAAGCTAGCTTAAAATGGGCAAAAATCAGTGATATAAATAAATTTAGCCCAAATATTGCCAAAGCGCAAAGCTCTGGGGATATAATGCTAGCTAAAAAAAGCTATGAAAGTGCGTATGAGACGCATTTGGACGGATTTTGTATAGCCCTAGATGAAAGGGGTAAAGCTATGGATAGCTTAGAGTTTGCTAAGCTCATTGAGCCGCATAATAAAATTAACTTTTTTATCGGTGGGGCTTATGGTTTTAGCGATGAGTTTAGAGGCAAAATGCACACCCTACTCTCACTCTCAAAGCTTACTATGGCGCATAAAATCGCAAAACTCGTGCTATTTGAGCAGATTTTTAGAGCTCTTAGCATTAGCGCAAATCATCCATATCACAAGGGAGAATAA
- a CDS encoding DNA polymerase III subunit gamma/tau: protein MQALALKYRPKSFYELIGQEAIKENLIHALDSGRLGHAYLFSGLRGSGKTSSARIFAKDLLCERGVGSHACESCASCISANEGRHMDIIEMDAASHRKIEDIRDLIEQTRYAPVSGRFKIFIIDEAHMLTKEASNAFLKTLEEPPAYIKFILATTDPLKLPATILSRTQHFRFKAISHELIVKHLEDILIKEQISFESDALKIIARSGSGSLRDTLTLLDQAIIFCGGTISTHGVTDMLGLLDPRRIDEILSTAQKGSREELCALIKSLEDSDAEMIINELIASLKERFLEPRHEFSLLIFERFFKILSEAKNMLGSGADPAFVLYIALFSMRNAFDIGAANFCAPAAQYRIPSQQPIQSAPLLSSLEPQQSPAQSRIPNNTQPISAARIPSQPQQQVQPALVSPSPELAQFSATTQPAMQSQPQSSQDTQKYEHFIKLLYDRSYDLGKIFDNFIEFGGFDGENITLISSAIADDAAALRTHSGVLRELAQIAFGAKKFKVEKKQNLVSDIINSITKLEQPPKQQYQNEPAQEDFSSDESLAPPMDMMPNIAPAIKSEPTQAEINRKNENEMNRLFGNPEIKDT, encoded by the coding sequence ATGCAAGCACTAGCACTAAAATACCGCCCAAAAAGCTTTTATGAATTAATAGGTCAAGAGGCGATAAAAGAAAATCTCATCCACGCCCTAGATAGCGGTAGGCTAGGCCACGCTTATCTTTTCTCAGGGCTTAGAGGCAGTGGAAAGACAAGCTCGGCTCGCATTTTTGCAAAAGACTTGCTTTGCGAGCGTGGAGTAGGCTCTCATGCTTGCGAGAGCTGTGCTAGCTGCATTAGCGCAAATGAGGGCAGACACATGGATATCATAGAAATGGACGCTGCTAGCCACCGTAAAATCGAAGATATCCGTGATCTAATAGAACAAACTCGCTACGCGCCAGTTTCTGGGCGGTTTAAAATCTTTATCATTGATGAGGCTCACATGCTTACAAAAGAAGCCTCAAACGCCTTTTTAAAGACTCTTGAAGAGCCACCTGCTTATATAAAGTTTATTTTGGCTACGACTGATCCATTAAAGCTGCCAGCTACGATACTCTCACGAACACAGCACTTTCGCTTTAAGGCTATAAGCCATGAGCTAATTGTAAAGCACCTTGAAGATATTTTGATAAAAGAGCAAATCAGCTTTGAGAGCGATGCCCTAAAAATCATCGCTCGTAGCGGTTCTGGCTCGCTTAGAGATACGCTAACCTTGCTTGATCAAGCAATTATTTTTTGCGGTGGGACTATTAGCACGCACGGCGTTACTGATATGCTTGGATTGCTTGATCCTAGGCGTATTGATGAGATTTTAAGCACCGCTCAAAAAGGCAGCCGCGAAGAGCTTTGCGCGCTAATTAAAAGTCTAGAAGACAGCGATGCCGAGATGATTATAAACGAGCTTATCGCAAGTTTAAAAGAGCGATTTTTAGAGCCTAGACATGAGTTTTCTTTGCTGATTTTTGAGAGATTTTTCAAGATTTTAAGCGAGGCAAAAAATATGCTTGGCAGCGGCGCGGACCCTGCTTTTGTGCTTTATATAGCGTTATTTTCTATGCGAAATGCTTTTGATATCGGTGCTGCTAACTTCTGTGCGCCAGCAGCACAATATAGAATTCCTAGCCAACAGCCGATACAGTCTGCGCCACTCTTATCAAGCCTTGAGCCACAGCAAAGCCCTGCGCAATCTAGAATTCCTAACAACACTCAGCCTATAAGCGCAGCTAGAATTCCTAGCCAGCCACAGCAGCAGGTACAGCCTGCGCTAGTATCACCAAGTCCTGAGCTAGCGCAGTTTTCTGCCACTACACAGCCAGCCATGCAATCACAGCCGCAAAGCAGCCAAGATACTCAAAAATACGAGCATTTTATTAAATTGCTTTATGATAGAAGCTATGATTTAGGCAAGATTTTTGATAATTTTATTGAGTTTGGCGGCTTTGATGGAGAAAATATCACGCTTATCTCTAGTGCTATTGCTGATGATGCAGCTGCGCTTCGCACACACTCAGGCGTGCTAAGAGAACTTGCGCAAATCGCCTTTGGGGCAAAGAAGTTTAAGGTAGAAAAAAAGCAAAATCTAGTTAGTGATATCATAAACTCTATAACTAAGCTAGAACAACCACCAAAGCAGCAATATCAAAATGAACCTGCGCAAGAGGATTTTTCTAGCGATGAGAGCTTAGCTCCACCTATGGATATGATGCCAAACATCGCACCAGCGATAAAAAGTGAGCCAACGCAAGCAGAGATAAATAGAAAAAATGAAAATGAAATGAATAGGCTTTTTGGTAATCCAGAAATTAAGGATACTTAA